Proteins encoded together in one Peribacillus asahii window:
- the rpoE gene encoding DNA-directed RNA polymerase subunit delta, giving the protein MCHLSLQQCSKEQLAEMSLIELAYDLLVEKNEPIFFNDLVAEMAALKGVSKEELAAKIAQFYTDLNVDGRFTSLGENRWGLKIWYPVDQVEEEVVHTDKPKKKKKSKKAAAAVVDGFDELDDEELEFDEDLEDLAEDLDDSEDDDLLDDDDDLDDDLLDDVDEEDDLDEDLLKDEEFELDEEDEEEEEEELFEDEEDKK; this is encoded by the coding sequence GTGTGTCATTTGAGTTTACAACAATGCTCAAAAGAACAATTAGCAGAAATGTCGTTAATTGAATTAGCATACGATTTATTAGTAGAGAAAAATGAGCCAATCTTTTTTAATGATTTAGTAGCAGAAATGGCTGCATTAAAAGGTGTATCAAAAGAAGAACTTGCGGCTAAAATTGCTCAGTTCTATACAGATTTAAATGTAGATGGTCGCTTTACTTCACTTGGGGAAAATCGTTGGGGATTAAAAATCTGGTATCCAGTGGATCAAGTGGAAGAAGAAGTTGTACATACAGATAAACCGAAAAAGAAAAAGAAATCGAAGAAGGCTGCAGCTGCTGTGGTTGACGGTTTCGATGAATTGGATGATGAAGAGTTAGAATTTGATGAAGATCTTGAGGATTTAGCAGAAGATCTTGATGATAGTGAAGATGACGATCTTCTTGATGATGATGATGACTTAGATGATGATCTTCTTGATGACGTAGACGAAGAAGACGATTTGGATGAAGATTTATTAAAAGATGAAGAATTTGAGTTGGATGAAGAAGACGAAGAAGAGGAAGAAGAAGAATTATTCGAAGATGAGGAAGATAAAAAGTAA
- a CDS encoding CTP synthase: protein MTKYIFVTGGVVSSLGKGITASSLGRLLKNRGLNVTIQKFDPYINLDPGTMSPYQHGEVFVTDDGAETDLDLGHYERFIDINLGKHSNVTTGKIYSTVLKKERRGDYLGGTVQVIPHITNEIKDRVFRSGKETNADVVITEIGGTVGDIESLPFLEAIRQIKSDIGRDNVMYIHCTLVPYIKAAGELKTKPTQHSVKELRSLGIQPNIIVVRTEQPISQDMKDKLALFCDIDKDSVIECQDADTLYSIPLSLQEQNMDQIVCDHLKLDCGQADMEDWKELVAKVTSLTKKTKIALVGKYVELQDAYLSVVEALKHAGYSFDADIEIDWINSEHVTKENAAELLQSADGILVPGGFGDRGIEGKIVAIEYARVNKVPFLGICLGMQLASIEYARNVLNLPDAHSAEIKPETKNPIIDLLPEQKDVEDLGGTLRLGLYPCKLTEGTKAFEAYKEAVVYERHRHRYEFNNEYRPQMEKAGFVFSGTSPDGRLVEIVELTDHPWFVASQFHPEFISRPNRPQPLFRDFVGTALQRSENA from the coding sequence ATGACCAAATATATTTTTGTAACAGGTGGAGTAGTTTCTTCCCTAGGTAAAGGGATTACAGCTTCTTCTTTAGGGAGACTTTTAAAAAATAGAGGATTAAATGTAACCATTCAAAAATTTGATCCATACATTAACTTGGATCCAGGTACTATGAGTCCGTATCAGCACGGAGAAGTATTCGTAACAGATGATGGAGCAGAAACAGATTTAGACTTAGGCCACTATGAGCGTTTTATCGATATTAACCTAGGTAAACATAGTAACGTAACAACAGGTAAAATTTACTCAACTGTGTTGAAAAAGGAACGTCGCGGTGATTATTTAGGTGGAACAGTTCAAGTTATTCCACATATTACAAATGAAATTAAAGATCGTGTTTTCCGTTCTGGAAAAGAAACGAATGCTGATGTTGTTATTACAGAAATTGGAGGAACTGTAGGGGATATCGAGTCTCTTCCATTCCTAGAAGCAATCCGTCAAATTAAGAGTGATATTGGTCGTGATAATGTAATGTACATTCACTGTACGCTTGTTCCATATATCAAAGCAGCGGGTGAATTGAAAACAAAACCAACTCAGCATAGTGTAAAAGAACTTCGTAGTTTAGGTATTCAACCAAACATTATCGTTGTGCGTACCGAGCAACCTATTTCACAAGATATGAAAGATAAATTAGCGTTATTCTGTGATATTGACAAAGATTCTGTTATTGAATGTCAAGATGCAGATACGCTATACTCGATTCCACTTTCATTGCAAGAACAAAACATGGACCAAATCGTCTGTGACCATTTGAAATTAGATTGTGGTCAAGCGGATATGGAAGATTGGAAAGAGCTTGTAGCAAAAGTAACATCTCTTACAAAGAAAACAAAAATTGCTCTTGTTGGGAAATATGTTGAATTACAAGATGCTTACCTTTCTGTTGTAGAAGCATTAAAACATGCCGGCTATTCTTTCGATGCGGATATTGAAATCGATTGGATTAACTCTGAACATGTTACGAAAGAAAATGCGGCAGAATTGCTTCAAAGTGCAGATGGTATTCTTGTTCCGGGCGGTTTCGGTGACCGTGGAATTGAAGGGAAAATTGTGGCGATTGAATATGCACGTGTCAATAAAGTTCCGTTCCTTGGCATTTGTTTAGGTATGCAGCTAGCATCTATTGAGTATGCGCGCAACGTATTAAACTTACCGGATGCACATTCAGCGGAAATTAAGCCAGAGACAAAAAATCCAATTATCGACTTGCTTCCTGAACAAAAAGATGTCGAAGATTTAGGTGGAACGCTTCGTCTTGGATTATATCCATGTAAATTGACAGAAGGAACAAAAGCGTTTGAAGCATATAAAGAAGCTGTTGTTTACGAACGTCACCGTCATCGCTATGAATTCAATAATGAATATCGTCCACAGATGGAGAAAGCTGGTTTCGTCTTCTCTGGTACAAGCCCAGACGGACGTCTAGTAGAAATCGTAGAGTTGACAGATCATCCTTGGTTTGTGGCATCACAATTCCATCCAGAGTTTATTTCACGCCCAAATCGCCCGCAGCCGCTATTCCGTGACTTTGTTGGCACGGCATTACAACGCAGCGAAAACGCGTAA
- a CDS encoding UDP-N-acetylglucosamine 1-carboxyvinyltransferase, producing MEKLKIAGGYPLKGSIRVSGAKNSAVALIPATILADSPVTIEGLPDISDVQTLQALMEEIGGQVRFEDGEMTVDPRQMVSMPLPNGRVKKLRASYYLMGAMLGKFKKAVIGLPGGCHLGPRPIDQHIKGFEALGAKVTNEQGAIYLRADELKGARIYLDVVSVGATINIMLAAVLAKGRTVIENAAKEPEIIDVATLLTNMGAKIKGAGTDIIRIDGVEHLHGCRHTIIPDRIEAGTFMILAAAVGEGILIDNVIPQHLESVTAKLREAGVQIEVADDQMFVSRGEGLKAVDIKTLVYPGFPTDLQQPFTSLLTRANGSSIVTDTIYGARFKHIDELRRMNGKIKVEGRSAIIDGSVQLQGAKVKASDLRAGAALVIAGLMAEGVTEVTGLEHIDRGYSHLVEKLSGLGATIWREKMTQEEVEQLKS from the coding sequence ATGGAAAAATTAAAAATAGCTGGCGGTTATCCTTTGAAAGGAAGCATTCGTGTAAGCGGTGCTAAAAACAGTGCAGTTGCTTTAATACCTGCAACTATTTTAGCGGATTCTCCTGTGACGATTGAAGGGTTACCAGATATTTCAGATGTGCAAACATTACAAGCGTTAATGGAAGAAATCGGTGGACAAGTTCGTTTTGAAGATGGAGAAATGACGGTAGATCCTAGGCAGATGGTTTCTATGCCATTACCAAATGGGCGTGTGAAAAAGCTTCGTGCCTCTTACTATTTAATGGGGGCTATGCTTGGGAAATTTAAAAAGGCTGTTATCGGTCTCCCTGGCGGCTGTCATTTAGGTCCTCGCCCAATTGATCAGCACATTAAGGGATTTGAAGCACTAGGGGCTAAAGTAACAAATGAACAAGGTGCCATTTATTTGCGAGCAGATGAATTAAAAGGAGCTCGTATTTACCTTGATGTCGTAAGTGTTGGGGCTACGATCAATATTATGTTAGCTGCTGTTTTGGCAAAAGGAAGAACCGTGATTGAAAATGCAGCAAAAGAGCCGGAAATCATTGATGTTGCTACGTTACTAACGAACATGGGTGCCAAAATTAAAGGAGCGGGAACGGATATTATTCGCATTGACGGAGTAGAGCATCTGCATGGTTGCCGCCATACGATTATTCCAGACCGAATTGAAGCGGGAACGTTTATGATTTTGGCAGCAGCCGTAGGGGAAGGGATTTTAATCGATAATGTGATTCCGCAGCATCTTGAATCTGTTACAGCTAAACTTCGTGAAGCAGGTGTTCAGATTGAAGTGGCAGATGATCAAATGTTTGTTTCACGAGGAGAGGGATTGAAAGCTGTTGATATTAAGACGCTTGTATATCCTGGTTTTCCAACGGACTTACAGCAGCCATTTACCTCTTTATTAACGAGGGCTAACGGTTCAAGCATTGTCACAGATACGATTTATGGCGCTCGCTTTAAGCATATTGATGAACTTCGTCGAATGAATGGGAAGATTAAAGTCGAAGGAAGATCCGCAATTATTGACGGTTCTGTTCAGTTGCAAGGTGCGAAGGTCAAAGCGAGCGACTTACGAGCAGGTGCTGCTCTTGTTATTGCAGGTCTTATGGCCGAAGGGGTGACTGAAGTAACAGGACTTGAGCATATTGATCGTGGATATAGTCATTTAGTAGAGAAGCTTTCGGGACTTGGAGCGACTATTTGGCGTGAAAAAATGACGCAAGAAGAAGTAGAACAGCTAAAAAGCTAA
- a CDS encoding response regulator, with product MAGKILIVDDQFGIRILLNEVMVREGYETYQAANGVQALEIVHQHDPDLVLLDMKIPGMDGIEILKRVKKIKPEIRVIIMTAYGELDMIQEAKELGAITHFAKPFDIDDIRKAVRDYLPIQSN from the coding sequence ATGGCGGGGAAAATCTTAATTGTCGACGATCAATTTGGAATTAGGATTTTGTTAAATGAAGTTATGGTTCGAGAAGGGTATGAAACTTATCAAGCAGCAAACGGTGTACAGGCGCTCGAAATCGTTCACCAACATGATCCTGATTTAGTTTTATTAGATATGAAAATTCCAGGTATGGATGGTATTGAAATTTTAAAACGAGTAAAGAAAATTAAACCCGAGATTCGAGTGATTATTATGACAGCTTATGGAGAACTCGATATGATTCAGGAAGCGAAAGAATTAGGAGCCATTACTCATTTTGCTAAACCATTTGATATTGATGATATAAGAAAAGCTGTCCGGGATTATTTACCGATTCAATCTAATTAA
- the glpX gene encoding class II fructose-bisphosphatase has product MERSLSMELVRVTEAAALSSARWMGRGKKNEADDAATTAMRDVFNTIPMQGTVVIGEGEMDEAPMLYIGEKLGTGIGPLVDIAVDPLEGTNIVASGSWNALAVLAVADQGNLLHAPDMYMDKIAVGPEAVGQIDINASVLDNLKAVAKAKNKDIQDVVATVLNRDRHAKIIHELREAGARIKLINDGDVAAAINTAFDQTGVDILFGSGGAPEGVISAVALKCLGGELQGKLLPQSDEELIRCGKMGLDVNKILRMEDLVRGDDAIFAATGVTDGELLRGVQFKGHYGSTHSVVMRAKSGTVRFVEGRHSIAIKPNGFVG; this is encoded by the coding sequence ATGGAAAGAAGCTTATCAATGGAGCTTGTTCGCGTTACAGAAGCAGCAGCTTTATCTTCTGCACGTTGGATGGGACGCGGAAAGAAAAACGAAGCAGATGATGCTGCCACTACAGCAATGCGTGATGTATTTAATACGATTCCTATGCAAGGAACGGTCGTTATCGGAGAAGGTGAAATGGACGAAGCTCCTATGTTATATATCGGCGAGAAATTAGGGACGGGAATTGGCCCTTTAGTTGATATAGCTGTAGATCCTTTAGAAGGAACGAATATCGTTGCATCTGGTAGTTGGAATGCATTAGCCGTGCTAGCTGTCGCTGATCAAGGCAATCTTCTTCATGCTCCTGATATGTATATGGATAAAATCGCTGTTGGGCCGGAAGCGGTTGGACAGATTGATATAAATGCATCTGTTTTGGATAACTTGAAAGCTGTTGCCAAAGCAAAAAATAAAGACATTCAAGATGTAGTAGCGACTGTTTTAAATCGCGATCGTCATGCTAAAATTATTCATGAACTGCGCGAAGCGGGAGCGCGGATTAAGCTCATTAATGATGGTGATGTAGCTGCGGCGATTAATACAGCTTTTGATCAAACAGGTGTCGATATTTTATTCGGTTCAGGCGGAGCTCCAGAAGGTGTTATTTCTGCCGTTGCATTAAAATGCTTAGGTGGAGAACTCCAAGGGAAATTACTTCCGCAGAGTGATGAAGAATTAATTCGTTGCGGGAAAATGGGCCTTGATGTAAATAAAATTCTCCGTATGGAAGATCTTGTTCGCGGTGATGATGCTATCTTCGCAGCAACAGGGGTAACGGATGGAGAATTGTTACGCGGTGTTCAATTTAAAGGACATTACGGTTCAACTCATTCAGTTGTTATGCGTGCAAAATCAGGTACTGTTCGTTTTGTTGAAGGACGTCACAGCATTGCGATTAAACCAAACGGTTTTGTGGGATAA
- the rho gene encoding transcription termination factor Rho: MNLTISNLENMKLKDLYEHARQYKVSYYSKLSKKELIFAILKAQAEQDGLLFMEGVLEIIPSEGFGFLRPINYSPSSEDIYISASQIRRFDLRNGDKVSGKVRPPKENERYYGLLHVEAVNGDNPESAKERVHFPGLTPLYPNRQIKLETTPRNLSTRIMDVLAPVGFGQRGLIVAPPKAGKTMLIKEIANSITTNHPDAELIVLLIDERPEEVTDIERSVAGDVVSSTFDEVPENHIKVAELVLERAMRLVEHKRDVIILMDSITRLARAYNLVIPPSGRTLSGGIDPAAFHRPKRFFGAARNIEEGGSLTILATALVDTGSRMDDVIYEEFKGTGNMELHLDRSLAERRIFPAIDIRRSGTRKEELLIPKEHLDKLWAIRKTMSDSPDFAEKFLRRLRQTKSNEEFFSKLDEEMKKGVASAKRS; this comes from the coding sequence ATGAATTTAACTATTTCTAATTTAGAAAACATGAAACTAAAAGATCTATATGAGCACGCACGTCAGTATAAAGTGTCTTATTACAGCAAGCTCTCGAAGAAGGAACTGATTTTTGCTATTTTGAAGGCTCAAGCTGAACAAGACGGACTGCTGTTTATGGAGGGTGTATTAGAAATTATTCCTTCAGAGGGATTTGGCTTCTTACGTCCGATTAATTATTCTCCTAGTTCGGAAGATATTTATATTTCTGCGTCTCAAATTCGTAGATTTGATTTACGTAATGGGGATAAAGTATCGGGAAAAGTACGTCCACCGAAGGAAAACGAGCGTTATTATGGGCTCTTGCACGTGGAGGCGGTTAATGGAGATAATCCGGAGTCCGCTAAAGAGCGTGTGCATTTCCCTGGCTTAACGCCGTTATATCCAAATCGCCAAATTAAGTTGGAAACGACTCCTAGAAACTTATCAACAAGAATTATGGATGTATTAGCTCCTGTTGGATTTGGTCAACGTGGTTTAATTGTTGCCCCTCCAAAAGCAGGGAAAACGATGCTCATTAAAGAAATTGCCAATTCCATTACAACGAACCATCCTGATGCGGAATTGATTGTTTTACTTATTGATGAGCGTCCGGAAGAGGTAACGGATATTGAGCGTTCGGTAGCGGGCGATGTTGTAAGTTCAACGTTTGATGAAGTGCCTGAAAATCATATTAAAGTAGCTGAACTTGTGTTGGAACGTGCGATGCGTTTAGTGGAGCATAAACGCGATGTTATTATTTTAATGGATAGTATTACGCGTTTGGCTCGTGCCTATAACCTTGTGATTCCACCAAGTGGACGTACATTGTCCGGAGGGATTGATCCAGCAGCTTTCCATCGACCAAAACGATTCTTTGGTGCTGCTCGTAATATTGAAGAGGGCGGCAGTTTAACGATTTTAGCTACGGCATTAGTCGATACAGGTTCGCGTATGGATGATGTTATTTATGAAGAATTTAAAGGGACAGGTAACATGGAGCTTCATCTAGATCGTTCATTGGCAGAAAGACGTATTTTCCCAGCGATTGATATTAGACGTTCTGGAACAAGGAAGGAAGAGCTTCTGATTCCGAAAGAACATTTAGACAAGCTGTGGGCTATCCGTAAAACGATGTCTGATTCTCCTGATTTTGCTGAGAAGTTCCTGCGTCGCTTAAGACAAACGAAGAGCAATGAAGAATTTTTTAGCAAGTTAGATGAAGAAATGAAAAAGGGAGTTGCGAGTGCAAAACGCTCTTAG
- a CDS encoding DUF2529 domain-containing protein: MLKIFSTQINGLFKKMMDHEEFNIEDAARLLAQAVIGEGSIYIYGFEEMDGVTREALSGVEPLPAAKVYHLDETLTLGSEDRFLLFSRFSNDPEAIRLAQQLQQADIPFVAVSTVIEAEGDSLATLADVHIDLRVQRGLIPDELGNRVGYPTLLIALFAYYGIKFTIEEILQEYQ; encoded by the coding sequence ATGTTGAAAATATTTTCTACTCAAATTAATGGGTTATTTAAAAAAATGATGGACCATGAAGAATTTAATATAGAAGATGCCGCTCGGCTCCTAGCTCAAGCCGTTATCGGTGAGGGATCCATTTATATATATGGATTTGAAGAAATGGACGGTGTAACGAGGGAGGCCCTAAGTGGCGTTGAACCTTTACCTGCAGCAAAGGTCTATCATCTTGATGAAACACTAACACTCGGCTCTGAAGATCGTTTCTTATTGTTCAGTCGATTCTCTAACGACCCGGAAGCCATTCGATTAGCACAACAATTACAACAAGCGGACATTCCTTTTGTTGCTGTATCGACCGTTATTGAAGCAGAAGGTGATTCTCTCGCTACACTTGCTGATGTGCATATTGATTTACGCGTACAACGAGGATTAATTCCAGATGAATTAGGCAATCGAGTCGGCTACCCTACTTTATTAATTGCTTTATTCGCTTACTATGGCATTAAATTCACCATAGAGGAAATTTTACAGGAGTATCAGTGA
- the rpmE gene encoding 50S ribosomal protein L31, whose translation MKAGIHPNYKAAKVICSCGNTFETGSVKEEIRVETCSECHPFYTGRQKFAEAGGRVDRFNKKYGLKS comes from the coding sequence ATGAAAGCTGGAATCCATCCAAATTATAAAGCTGCAAAAGTTATTTGCTCTTGTGGTAACACATTTGAAACAGGTTCAGTAAAAGAAGAGATCCGAGTTGAGACTTGTTCTGAATGTCATCCATTCTACACTGGACGTCAAAAATTCGCTGAAGCTGGCGGACGTGTTGACCGTTTCAACAAAAAATACGGCCTTAAATCATAA
- a CDS encoding class II fructose-bisphosphate aldolase: MPLVSMKEMLNKALAEKYAVGQFNINNLEWTQAILAAAEEEKSPVILGVSEGAARYMGGFKTTVMLVKGLLEDMNITVPVAIHLDHGSSFEKCKEAIDAGFTSVMIDASHHPIEENISTTKQVVEYAHARNVSVEAEVGTVGGQEDDVVAEGVIYADPKECEQLVKETNVDCFAPALGSVHGPYKGEPNLGYKEMEEVRDLTKIPLVLHGGTGIPTKDIQKAISLGTSKINVNTENQIVFTKVVRDILNKDAKVYDPRKFIGPGREAIKETVIGKIREFGSNGKA, translated from the coding sequence ATGCCTTTAGTTTCAATGAAAGAAATGTTGAACAAAGCACTTGCAGAAAAATATGCAGTGGGGCAATTCAACATTAATAATTTAGAATGGACACAAGCCATTTTAGCTGCGGCAGAAGAAGAAAAGTCTCCGGTTATTCTAGGAGTATCTGAGGGGGCTGCCCGCTACATGGGTGGATTTAAAACGACTGTAATGCTTGTTAAAGGTTTACTAGAAGATATGAATATTACAGTTCCTGTTGCGATTCATTTAGATCATGGATCAAGCTTTGAGAAGTGTAAAGAAGCAATCGATGCTGGTTTCACGTCTGTCATGATTGATGCGTCTCATCATCCGATTGAAGAAAATATTAGTACAACAAAGCAAGTGGTGGAATATGCACATGCACGTAACGTATCTGTAGAAGCGGAAGTAGGAACAGTTGGCGGACAAGAAGATGACGTTGTGGCTGAAGGTGTTATTTATGCAGATCCAAAAGAGTGTGAACAGTTAGTAAAAGAAACAAATGTGGACTGCTTTGCTCCAGCACTTGGGTCTGTTCACGGCCCTTATAAAGGTGAACCAAACCTTGGATATAAAGAAATGGAAGAGGTTCGTGATTTAACGAAAATTCCATTAGTGCTGCACGGTGGTACGGGCATTCCTACGAAAGATATCCAAAAAGCAATCTCACTTGGAACATCTAAGATCAATGTAAATACCGAAAATCAAATCGTCTTTACGAAAGTAGTTCGTGATATTTTGAATAAGGATGCAAAAGTATACGATCCTCGTAAATTTATCGGACCTGGACGTGAAGCGATTAAAGAAACTGTTATTGGAAAGATTCGTGAATTTGGTTCGAACGGAAAAGCGTAA
- a CDS encoding thymidine kinase, which produces MAQLFFKYGAMNSGKSIEILKVAYNYEEQNKPVLMFTSGIDTRDEVGHVSSRIGLKRKAIPIFDETNIVNIVKEHAEKPYCVLVDEVQFLKKEHVLQLTEIVDELDIPVMGFGLKNDFQNELFEGSRYLLIYADKIEEMKTICWFCHRKAIMNLRVDEQRKPVYVGDQIQIGGNDTYYPVCRKCHANPPL; this is translated from the coding sequence ATGGCACAATTATTTTTTAAATACGGGGCTATGAACAGCGGGAAGTCTATTGAAATTTTAAAAGTAGCGTACAATTATGAAGAACAAAATAAGCCGGTCTTAATGTTTACTTCTGGTATTGATACAAGGGATGAAGTAGGGCATGTTTCGAGTAGAATAGGACTAAAAAGAAAAGCGATTCCTATTTTTGATGAAACGAATATTGTTAATATCGTTAAAGAGCATGCTGAAAAGCCGTATTGTGTATTAGTAGATGAGGTGCAGTTCTTAAAAAAAGAGCATGTTCTGCAATTAACAGAAATCGTCGATGAGTTAGATATTCCTGTTATGGGATTTGGTCTTAAAAATGATTTCCAAAATGAGTTATTTGAAGGAAGTCGCTATTTATTGATATACGCTGATAAAATTGAAGAAATGAAAACCATATGCTGGTTTTGCCATAGAAAAGCCATTATGAATTTAAGGGTAGACGAACAAAGAAAACCGGTTTATGTAGGGGACCAAATACAAATTGGCGGGAATGATACCTATTATCCAGTTTGTAGGAAGTGTCATGCTAATCCACCGCTATAA
- the fsa gene encoding fructose-6-phosphate aldolase, whose product MKFFIDTANIEEIREAHALGILAGVTTNPSLVAKEKGVSFHDRLKEITSLVKDSVSAEVIALDFEGMMKEAEELTAIAPNITIKVPMTPDGLKTVAALSKKGVKTNVTLIFSANQALLAARAGATYVSPFLGRLDDIGQNGLQLISDIADIFAIHDIQTEIIAASIRHPMHITEAALKGAHIATVPYKVILQLFNHPLTDKGIEAFLKDWSSRAEQ is encoded by the coding sequence ATGAAATTTTTTATTGATACAGCAAATATTGAAGAAATTCGTGAAGCACATGCTTTAGGGATTTTAGCAGGTGTAACAACGAATCCATCACTAGTAGCAAAGGAAAAAGGCGTTTCGTTTCATGATCGTTTAAAAGAAATTACAAGCTTAGTGAAAGATTCTGTATCTGCAGAGGTTATTGCTCTTGATTTTGAAGGAATGATGAAGGAAGCAGAGGAGCTAACGGCCATCGCTCCAAATATCACGATTAAAGTGCCGATGACTCCAGATGGTTTAAAAACGGTAGCGGCTCTTTCGAAAAAAGGAGTTAAGACAAATGTTACGCTTATTTTCAGTGCTAACCAAGCGCTGTTAGCGGCTCGAGCAGGGGCTACTTATGTATCACCATTCCTTGGTCGTTTAGATGATATCGGGCAAAATGGTTTACAACTCATTTCAGATATTGCAGATATTTTTGCTATTCATGATATTCAAACGGAAATTATCGCAGCATCTATTCGTCATCCAATGCATATTACAGAAGCTGCTTTAAAAGGTGCACATATTGCGACAGTTCCTTATAAAGTTATTCTACAATTATTCAATCACCCACTAACCGACAAAGGGATTGAAGCATTTCTTAAGGACTGGAGCTCACGTGCAGAACAATAA